The sequence TGAGGTCATCTTATCTCAGCAGAGAAAATCAACATTTCGTAACCAGCTGTGCTCAATCTGTCCCAGGCCTTGATTCAGACCAGCTCAAACCAGCTAAAGATTGCACACCGATTGAGTATCCAAAGCCTGACGGCAAGATAAGCTTCGACCTGctctcctctgtggctctgagcGGCACCAACCACGAGGGGGACCAGCCTGCCCATCTAACCCTAAAGAATGACAGCATCCCGGTCGATAGGAACCTGGCCATATACGATGGTCCTGAGCAACGCTTCTGCCCTGCAGGTAATGCCATCAGCTCTTCTGAAGAACATCCCCCCCAAACAATCTCTCAGGGTGTAGATAACAGTTAAGAAGCAACAGAAATTCTTCTTTGACAAGgctcataaacaaacaaataatgcaaatttaaaagcacatttaaaaacacaggcacacatgtAAAATAGGACCAAAACCTTTTAAAACTACAATTTACAAGAATAGCATTAAACAGGTACAGTGTACAGTGAGTGATAATCGCAGAGAGAATAAAAGATTTTTGTagtttgtatgtttttccaGGCCAGAGGGACTTTGTAGCATCAACCTGAAGGCAACAACTGGAAGGATTTGTGGAGGGGGTGAAAGGGATCCTGCTTGATCAGAGTGGCTTTCCTGATCACTGACCGGGTGGACAGTTCAGATAGGAGAGTTTGGGGTGAACCAATTATTTTGCCAGCCTGATCAGATATGAGGGAGagttttctttgtatttgttgGTAAGGGCGTTGTACCAGGATGAAATGTTGAAGGTGATTATACATTAAATTAGTGTCCAGTAAACCAGGGTTAAAATGTCCTTGCTGACATTAAAAGTCCTGAGCTTCCTCAGCAGGTGGAGGCGCTGCTGGGCTTTCTTGTACACAGAGTCATTTTTCTGGGAAAAGGACAAGGAGGTGTCTATCTCTGTCCCCAAGGTATTTAAATGATTGTACTTGTTCTACCAGCTGGCCTTCAGTACTAAGGGGTTGGAAAAGAGGTGGTTGTTGTAAGTCTGGTTTCTCCTTGGTCTAAGTGATGTTCAGCTTGAGGGAGCTTTCCCAAAATGTCTGGACCAGGTTGTTTACTTCCCAATGGTATTCAGACAAAGCATTGGTgcctgtcagtcagtcattccTTCACTGCTGCAGGAGATGTTGTTGGTGTaaacagagaagagaatgaGGGATAAAACGCAGCCTTGGGGGAGCCCTGTGTTTAAAATAAACGTACTGgatttaaaaccatttaaagcACCTGGCTCCGACACAAGCACTGTCGGGTTGACCCGAAGCTCCACTAGGCAGTGCAGtagggtgtttgtgtgtacggTATTAAAAGCAGAAGAGAAGTCCATGAATAAAATCCTAGTGTGGGGTTGTGTTGAGTACAGGTGTCTGGCCACAGTGTCTGAAAGGGTTAGACTTGCATCCTCCACCCTGCGTTTTGCCTTGTAGGCAAACTGGAGTGGATCCAGTCTCTCTGCCACCATGCTGGAGAGGTGTTCACACACTACTCTATCCATGCATTTACACAGCATCGGTGTCAAGGCAACTGGCCTGTAGTCGTTCAGGTCCTTAGTGTATGTCTTTTTAGGGATGATATTATCAGTGGCCAAACTCACAGAATGACATCAGGGTCAGAACGACCAAGAGGAGGACGGGGTTTTGAGTTAAATGCATCAGGAATGTTGGCGTAACACAAGTCCAGTATATTCTGCATTCGAGTTGATGTATATCGCTCCAGATTAGGCAAATGTGTGGTGATGTCGCATCTGTTAAAATCCCCCAGTAGCAATAATCATTTTTTCTCCTTACAGTTGAATTGTGTTCATAGTTTCACACCATAAATGTAGTTACTAGTCAGTTAGGGCTTATAATCAGTGGTCTCATGCACTCAGGAGTtgtgtaaaatcagtttaaCTCAGTATCCTGCAATATTTAAGAGTTCTGCAGCGTGAAATCAAATCTAATCTAAGTAGAGTTGATATGATTGGTCAGTTACTCAATGAAcggaaaattaatctgcaacaactttgataatcgattcacctttaaagtcatttttcaaacaaaaatgtcgAACAGTATCTGTGTGAAGATTTccagcatttttttgtttttcatgatagtaaactgatatattttgttttttggactgttcattggacaaaacaagtaatctGAATACATCGACTTGTACTGCAaagcatttttcaccattttctgatgccTTAAAAGACCACATGTAATGGAAATATGCAgtatagttgcagccctaaatctaatctaatcacTGTCATTTAAGTTACACTTGATAATGTTGTCTGAGCTTGTTGCTGAAATTCATATTCTGGTGTTCATACCTACTggtattcatattcatattaattCATATTCATACCAGAATATGAATTAGGTTCCAGTAAATAGGGCCTCAATTAACAACGACACCTTTtctctgtcaattatttttccaattaatcgtttggtccctaaaaatgaaaagaaatctgcattttgcttcttttgtccAACAGTCAGACAAAAGACTGATTGAAGTCTTTTGAAGACAgtgattgagagaaaatgaaatagtAATTTAGTCTGATTATCAAGCAGCAATGATTGTTTCTCAGAATCATTTCTgacaggttttgttttgttctcaaCCCCAGTGAAACACAACTTGAGGAGTAAACACCCCAGTTTTTTAATTAACCACTCCAAACAAAAGCATTACATTAGATTTTGACTGATTTTTGCTGAACTGAATCAACAGTTTTTCCAGGAATTTGTAAATGTGATTGCAGACAAAAGCAGCAGACTGAAACCTGTTATAGTCTCTAAACTTCAGAGGATATAACATTTCCTTTTCAGTCTTAAGGAATAGTTCAGTTTTTCAACCCTGACCTTTTTAAAACTGTCATTTATAACTGCTAATAGTGCGTCATAGCTTTTGCTGTGAAATATGTCCACTAGATCCTATAAAACCAGCTACATCTTGAACTATTGTCATCGAAATGCCGTTTAAAGAACAGTTACATAATCTAAAACCTTACAAATCACCAAAAGCTCCCTCTGATTACCGAACATGATTAGTCCAAACATGTCTTTTCAGGAGGGAGGCATATTGGATTTTCTAAAAACTTCCACAACAACTCCACCATCTCTGGTTGCTGTGAGCAATATCCATCAAGTCTACATctcagttttaaaacaaaatgcaatgcGGCTTTTAAAAACCAGAAAGCTCACAGTGTAGTCAGAAGATGCTGCAAAAGAAGTTTAGTCAATCAGATCAATTGtaacagaaaaccagcaaaACCTGACAGAAAGCTTTTGTTCAGctgaacagacagaaatgtctGACTACACTGTGATTctaattttatttacttttactgtacagagaaaaagaaatggccATTGAAGTTTCAGGGTATCTCACAGTGTCATCATAAAATGTTGCAATACAGGTAGTTCTGCAAAAGCCAATACATTGCACACAGTTATCTGACACATCATACTATCTTTAGAGAAAATATAGCCCTGAAATGACAGAATTGCTTTGCAGTAAGTAAAGAACTGATTAcacaatatgtatttttttgaaTTATGAGGTGATTTGTTTCACATAAATTCTGTAAACTTGTGTATCTGAGTAAAGTTGAAGCCTTTTTAACAAACAGCAACATAGTTGAAATGTAAAGCCAGACTAGCTTTGTCCCCTCTGTGCCAGACGGATAAATAAGGTATCATACAAGAGcctatgatgaaatatttctgCATTGATTAATTGTCCCATCCCCCAGTGGTAAACTCTCTTACATGTTCTTCTTTTCATATCTTATCACAACACAAAATCTGGCACAAAGTTTATAGAAATATCTCATATCtcctggttttctgtttcttaactccttttttttctcaacatcGTCCCTCCCAGGTGTGTACGAGTACGTTCCCGTGGAAACAGGAGATGGGATGCGGTTGCAGATTAACGCTCAGAACTGTGTCCACTGTAAGACCTGCGACATCAAAGACCCGAGCCAGAACATCAACTGGGTCGTGCCTGAGGGTGGCGGTGGACCAGCTTACAACGGGATGTGAACGTGTCTGCCTTTTTCTACCTTTTGTCTTGAAAGATCACCGTAAAGACATATTCAGGGTTACTTGGCCAGTGACCGGCAAATGTGCCTACCCATAGAGCTGTTTTTGgggtattaaaaaaaattatctgcAAAAGTAGGttttcaaaactgaaaacaaatctgGCTTTTCTCATAGAAGTGATTTCTTACAATCAGGTTAAAATGCTATACAGGAATTATGAACCCCATGTAAAATACTGGACCAtaaaaaaactgacataaagTAGAAGTCAAATTTCACAGATTTGTAGCCTTTGCTTCACTgctataatatatttaatatggGCATTGAACATAGTTTGAGTAAAGCGGCTCtatctgttttaaaaataactacTTGACCAACTGTAATACTTAATATATTTCCTTCAAAAATTGTAATTGAACAAGCAAGTCAGCTGTTCTTAAATTAAGGTTTATTTCAGCATTATTGCAGGTATATGACAGCCTTTGATCCACACAGTATTGTACATAATATCACAACAATGAATAAAGAACACATGACTGTTATCCTTTTCAATTTATTGAcccctgtaaaaaaaaaaaaaaaacaaaaacataaaaacaaacggATGTACTAAATGTGTTCGAGGGCAATGTATCAACATGAAGTGGTACAACATacacaactttgtttttttctgaacgGCGTCAAAATCCCAGAACAAAGACCAGTGTTAACCCAGTATTTCAACACTTAAAACTATTCATTTTGGGTGAAGACTCTTGTCAGAATGAAGACAGGCCGAAAGCTTACAACCGTTATTCCCTTGTAAAGAATACATAAAAGTGAGAAATGTTCCAGgtggaaaacatgaaagaacctgcaaaaacaccaaaaacacagTACAATTTTCACCTGGGTACAGACTCCAAATCTGATTTTAAGTGCAGCTTCCCATGTAGAGATGACTTCATATATTGATAAATGACACTAACGATTCAATGCATCCTCAGGTGAAATGTTCACGCGAACATTTTGGCAtagattttcttctctttctccttctcctcctggACTTTAAGCTGGACTCTCTTCATCTCGTTGCTGATAgctgtgaaaagaaaacagtttcaATAAAAAGCTCAATAAGTAGATCAATTGAACACATTTGGTTATAGTTACAGTTTGCACTAAATAAATCTTCACATACATCATGTCAGGTGCTAATGTGTCCACTCATACATTACATTTTGTCTGTCCTTCTGCTCACTGTTAAATTCACTTTAAAAACAGCCTCCTGCTGGAGAAGAGCATGAAGCATACTGACAGCTCTTATCTCTTAGCCGGCAGCCAATAAACTGCAGCTTAAAAATCAAAAGAGCAGTGCAACACTGTCAAAAAAAGCAGAGAGGTGCTCCAGATTTGCCGAGAGCCCGATTCCCACCCAGTACACTCCAGCTTTCATGTATGGGAGGGATGCACTGACTTCAAATGGTTCGTCTTAACATCCAGTGGAGGCGTAATCTCAACAACTGGCAAGCAGACTTACCAatagttaaaggaccagtgtgtagaatttggTGGCATCTAGCattgaggttgcagattgcgACCGACTGAATACCCCCTCCCCTCAACCCTTCCCTTCCAAGCATGGaagagaacctacggtggccgtgaaaggccctctctagagtcagtgtttggtttgtccgttctgggctactgtagaaacatggcaggctccgtggaagagaaaaaaaaaattgggacAGAATAATTTACTACAATATCTTTTTCAGTCAGCTATATGGGATTTCAGCTACTGGTCGCTGAAAGTGTTAAATTAACAGAGCATACAGAGCAGTGCTGTTACcgtgtgtttgttgtttccatAATCATCAGTGTTTAGAAAGTCGGTCTGGTTGTTTTAGTCTGATATTCTTAAATATTAGATTCAGAGTtgattaatttgcattttaagaTATCTTGGAAAGTGATATTTTGGCTCTATGCTATTCATATATGAGTGCAGTTTTGAGTCTGTAAAGTAATGTTTGTTCATTGCAGAATGTTATAataaaggatttggctggtgattttctgtatttttattatcttcAACAAAGCTCATGTGCAAAGCCAAAaccaatgaactgatctacctACAAGTAGTGTGTGTATCCATCCAAAtcagcctgatatatcttactcCTCTGTGCTGTATACCTctcttaaaaacatgtcaatgacccacactgctgcactggttACAGTGGTTggtttagaaacggctccaaagactaataacagcgatcacattttcagttccTTGTACAGCAGACGTCGCTGTGCATGCAcaggaacacggttctgtttgCTTGTTGTGCTACTTAACAcgacctcttgactttgtgcgacattataaatttctctaGTGAAGgctcactgacatttttttttttttttttttaaattgtgtttggacaacaacagcagGGGAATAAAGATACATCAGGCATTGGATACATACACCACACTTAGGTAGATCAATTAactgttggtttggctctgaacATGATAAGAATAGAAAATCACCAGGCTTTAACCTTTAAGAGTATTTTCACCCACTCTGACAATGAGTAGAACACCAGCAGTCTGTCATTCATAACCCTTCGTTCCAATAACCTGTTGAGACCTGGCGGTGCTATTTATGAATAGGTAATCATATCTTAAGTATTGATTTAACATCATTGCATGGTTAATGTAACAGAGTGGTTAACAAAATGAGTGTCATCACACTCTTGATGTTAAGGTCACACTGTCTCCCAAGGCAGATTATGTGACTACACCCTGACTGAGTCATTATTGTCCTGCGTTTGACCTTTCATGAATAACTAAACTGATTGTTACTCAATTTCCTCCATAAAGTTCAATTAGGAGGAACAACAAATATTATAGAGAAGAATGCCGACCActttttcctgcatttttcTTCACAAGCTTGCGTGACAAGTCTAAATAATACATGTGAATATGCATATGTGAATATGCGTATGTAAATATGCAATGACGTGCTAAATATGCAAATGCgggagaagacagaaaacattttgttctcGGCGTGGTAACAATTAATAGCAAGACTcagtaaaaacagagaagaggagaagaaggctCACCTTTGTCTTCTGGAGCTACTCCCTGAGCTTTCTTCAGATCggtctgtaaaaataaaaacaatatgatGAGTCGAACGTACCTCAGACTATTAAAAATACTAAATGAATGCACCTGGATTTTGTCCTCTTAATGTTCAATGAAATCTAAAGATAATACATGTGTGCATTTTGAACTGTTGTGGTGTTGTACAGTATCTGACACAGAAGGTCTTTGATATTTTCACATCTAAACAGTCACTTAAAAGACGGTGATGCTTTTGTGGACGTTACCATGGCTTTGCTGTATTCCTTTAACCCCTGCCAGGCCTGGGCCCTCCGGAAAAGAGCCTTGGTGTTGGCTTGGTCCAGCTCCAGAGCctgtcaaacaaaacagaaatacaaatatgtttttttaagctGTAGTAAATTCTCAGCgataaagcaaataaacatatttcccaaaaataccaaactgttcctttaattcaaatgatgaaaacaaaagattACAGGGTGtgtcttgggctttgggaaacagcgatCGACATTTTTTCGACATTTTCTGagattttatagaccaaacaattaatcaattaatctagaAAACAATCGACGGAcgaatcaataatgaaaataactgttagttgtgGTCAAACTTTACCTCGTTGCAGCTGTCCACAGCTTCCTGCCACAGCTGCATCTTCAGATTGCACGCTGCTGTGTTGAGGAAGCAGCTGATGGCAGTGGGCTCCAGCTTCTTCTGCACATCCTCCTCCAGCTGATCTCCGCTCTCCGCCAAATACCTACAAACGTACGAATCAGACTCATCGGGCCTCACGCAAGAAGCGCTGGTGCAAACAGATTCCTTCTTAAAATGCATGAATTTTCTCTTTGGTAAGAATGAAATTTACGAGAGTCAAGAATAGATCATCTCTGCCCTTCTTCACTGAGGAGAACTTGTTTGACTTACAATTATAATGTCCTAATCTGAATTCATTTTGActttaaatatgatactgaaatgaacaaaaatataatatataaaaacaaacaaacttaatgcaaaacGTATAGTCTGTTTaccatattttcatcatcatggctgccaatttactgaAAGGATTTTTTTAGATTATATGATTTTTATGGCCATATTTTGGCGCagcaacttctacatttcagtaaGAAACTTCTCTCACTGCATCAGCTACCTccgtctctctgcaggtctgtgtCCAGTATCATCTGCAGCTGACAGTTAatattctcctctaatatctctgtgactgtcacatgaccgcCTCCCATCACGgagcgctttgctttagaaagacatttttttagcatctaacttcacgTCAAatcattccctctttatttctctcacagtgcagagctgctctgatatgttagctggattcatattttcattttcacgaATCCAATGTAGGATTTGTgtaagaagaaatagaagagaCAAATAAGTAAACATTCATCCACCGGGCCCGTAGTTAGTGATGGAATTGGATTCTGATGAGCAGTGATTGATgccactgaaaaaaatgtggcCATGTGCTATTAAATCTGAACTGAATAACTTGAGTCCTGTAAGGATTATTGTGCCTGAAGTCTTGTGATAATGTCACTCCATCgagctgctgctgaagactTACAGACGTGTCTCTAAGTGCCAAATGAAGGTCATCTGCAACACTCACTGTTACTGTAGATATCTGTTGGTTGCCTTCTTTACAGACATTGTACACCGGCTAgtaaaaaaagtcttttttttttttaactttttctccagtttctttctttatgaaCTTAATCTATAATACAAGTGTTCTGACACAGCCAAGCATCTGCTGATGAAATCCATGTTATATGGTTGAAAAGCTTCAGAAAAAGTAATTAAGTGAACTTTGCGTCAAGATGGTTTTTCCAATAAGTGTCTTTTGAATTCCCTACTGAGAGAAACGCTTCATTCAACAGAGAATCTGGCACAAAAGCTAGTGTACTTACCTATTTATTACTGTTAAAATCATTTCTGCGATGTATTTCTGAACAGGGCTTAAAGTGCTTTTCCCAAACATTTGGACAAGtgtgttatatttattacaCAAAAGTtacaattaaatcaaaataaaatcattttgaactttaaatggCCGAAGATGAGGCTGATCCACCACAGACGAGtgtaatatttataaaaatgattgattgtaGAAGTAAACCACACAGACACGGTGCTGTTATACCTTACCTGAGGGCTTTGCTATATTTTTTGACTGCAGTTTTCCAGTCTTGACTCTTAAAAAGGTTGTTCCCGATATTCTTCACATCCTCAGCCACAGACAGAACTTTGTCAACCTGAAAGCAAGTACAGATGAAAATGTCAAGTCCATTTCCTTTATATTGAAAACATGACTGCtggcatgaaaaataaaaaaactaattaagtttctttttctaattttcGTAGTTTTGACCATCATTTCTATGGGTTATGATATCACTGTACTCACAGTAGAGACCCTGCTAAAATAAAGTCTACTGGGCAAGAAAGTTAATCattcagacaggttgtaaacaaacaagaagtCTAGTCAGATTATCTAAACAACTTCATTACAAAGTGAAATGGAGTGCGACTACACCCGAAATGTTTGTTATACATTTAGGGGACAGCtgtttcctccttcctccagTGTTTGCCAGGCTGAACACGTCCCAGATCTTGATATTGAAATTGTTATTAATATTCTCGTCTGACTTTGGTTGAGACGACAAACAAGCCCATTTCCCAAAACGGAAGAGTATTCCTTTAGCCGAGGCCCGCAGAGCATGGTAACTGATGTTATCTGCCGGAGTTCAGCCGCGTCCTTGAAGATCAAAGACTTCACTGATACTTACATCTTTAAAGTCGATGTCGGAGTCCTCGGGGAAGTCTGGGTGGGTGTCTCCTGACCCGTCGCTTGGTGCAACACCCCAGCTGTCCCCGTCCTTATGCTCACCGCAGTCTGCTATGACACATGGCTGAAAAGGTAGACATGAGCAGAAATAAAATGCATTGGTCCAAGAACTTTTGTACGTCAAATGCCGCAATTTTTCATGAATATATCATGGCAAGTGTGTAATTATGATGTGTTGTCTGGGTTATGATTTCTACCACattagtttttcatgtttttttttcatttatgaatcctattgtttatttgttttacaataAAAGATCATTTTCTCACATAACCATAAGAACGTCTATAAGTTTCTAGCTAAAAGATGAACAATTGAAGACTAATTTCAAAGgctatttaacatatttttggTAAGACTGTGAGACAGCTTTCTTAAATTGTAAATGTCTTATTTGGGAATAAAACTCTTGTTTTTGAAGACTTTTACCTTTTCAGGAGTGTCATCCGTAGTATCAATGGACTCCAGCATTTTTACTACACCCATCCCCTTCAATACTTGTCCAAAGACCACGTGTTTGCCGTCTAAGTGCGGCGTGGGAACAGTAGTGATGAAGAACTGTGAGCCGTTGGTGTCTGGCCCGGCGTTGGCCATACTTAGCAGACCCACTTTGTCATGctacaaaggaaagaaaaggaatcATTACAACAGAGAATGAATGGCAGAGGTGGTGCAAatgaataagaaagaaaatacaaaagaagTGAACAGGttaatttaacatttcaatataataaaaaaatcttctcCCCTCTGCCTTTATTAGATTAGAGGGAGTCTGGAAGTACTGGGAAAGAGAGATGGATAATGCCACAAGGGTTCCAGTATACTCTTAAGCAAAATGAGCCACTACAGGACATTCTGGAGGAACTATATGTTTTTGATTACATATCTGGTCCCCCTTAGTTTAGACTACAAGCAATGGCTTACATGATGGATGAAGAAAGCAAGCAATGTTCTAGTTGTAACATTTTCTAGCTGCGGGACAAGATAAGCAGATTGTTGTTGTAAATGGTTCACCTTGTAGTGGAAGTTTTCATCTTCAAACTTCTCCCCGTAGATGCTCTCGCCCCCGGTGCCATTATGGTTGGAGAAGTCACCTCCTTGGATCATGAACTTTTTGATAACTGCCGAAAACAAATGAATAGCCAAATTACTTTTCCAGATCAACCAGAATGAATATTAGTATCGCTTTAGGCTCCCTGAACTCAAAAGGCTTGATTAACCTGTTAAAATCAAGTTACTtactttgcattttaaattaaattctgtcTGAGTgttgaaaatcatattttgcaGTCTGGTCTGTTCAGTCCTATGTTCATGTGCTGTAACAGTCTTTAAGTTGTTGTTACTGTGTATTATGTTAACATGAATAAACACCCAATTTCCATTACAGTGCAATAATCTATCAAACTGACGTTTTAAATATCAGCTAATATTCTTCCATGTGTATGTTCAGGTGCAGCTCAGTCCTTCTGTTTGCAGCCTGCAGACCTCCAACTTACAAAATAGTTGGTGAAGGGAACCTATTGGCAAAGTCCGGGTTAGTTTGCTTAAACCACAAAGACATTTGTGTAAAATTTAGCCATACAagcaatttcagttttatttgctAATGATTTGGGACTAACtgttcaaatacattttatattcaaagCCTTTCAAATCTACTGTTGGTGGACTCGCTCACTGTATTTGTTGTCCTGTCAGTAATTTCAACACaggtgtgtacgtgtgtgtgtactaaAACTGTCcttccaaactgaaatatcacgTTATATGCAGACGTCAGCACTATTTACTTCTGTGGAACGGGCATCCTTTGAAGTGCAGCGGTTTCCCAGTCGATTGGCCAATGCCTTTCTCTCCAGTGCAGAGGGCCCGGAAGTTTTCAGCAGTCTTAGGAGTGATATCAGCAAACAGCTCCAGAACTATTCGGCCAGCTGTGGACAGACAACAGTTTGGTTTACTGCATGTTCAGTCACAGATTTAA comes from Thunnus maccoyii chromosome 8, fThuMac1.1, whole genome shotgun sequence and encodes:
- the ppid gene encoding peptidyl-prolyl cis-trans isomerase D, producing MSHPTPSDKPSNPKNPRVFLDVDIDGGRAGRIVLELFADITPKTAENFRALCTGEKGIGQSTGKPLHFKGCPFHRIIKKFMIQGGDFSNHNGTGGESIYGEKFEDENFHYKHDKVGLLSMANAGPDTNGSQFFITTVPTPHLDGKHVVFGQVLKGMGVVKMLESIDTTDDTPEKPCVIADCGEHKDGDSWGVAPSDGSGDTHPDFPEDSDIDFKDVDKVLSVAEDVKNIGNNLFKSQDWKTAVKKYSKALRYLAESGDQLEEDVQKKLEPTAISCFLNTAACNLKMQLWQEAVDSCNEALELDQANTKALFRRAQAWQGLKEYSKAMTDLKKAQGVAPEDKAISNEMKRVQLKVQEEKEKEKKIYAKMFA